In one Nicotiana sylvestris chromosome 8, ASM39365v2, whole genome shotgun sequence genomic region, the following are encoded:
- the LOC138875562 gene encoding uncharacterized protein, giving the protein MRSNPNRQNPDFLCEFHNDHGHKTTDYRLLQGKVEHLLKQGYLTELFSENVTHGKRVQRVLEEESITCDDADADGVLTPHNDALVISLLLHDTNVKRVLIDPGSFVNTIRLRVVNEIQAKDKLIPKAHTLSGFDNSSAVTKGEIIITTFAEGVVKDTKFQVVEMDMAYNMILGRPWIHEMDVVPSILHQVIKFPSQWEIQQICGDQ; this is encoded by the exons atgagatcaaacccGAACAGGCAAAATCCTGATTTTTTGTGCGAGTTTCATAACGATCATGGTCACAAAACAACGGATTATAGATTGCTGCAAGGTAAAGTTGAACATTTGTTAAAGCAAGGGTATCTAACCGAATTGTTTAGTGAAAATG TCACACATGGGAAGCGAGTTCAACGGGTTTTGGAAGAAGAAAGTATTACATGtgatgatgcagatgcagatggcgtgCTAACCCcacacaatgacgcactggtaatatctttacttttGCATgacactaatgtgaaacgagttttgattgatccaggtagctttgTGAATACCATTCGGCTAAGAGTGGTAAACGAAATACAAGCTAAAGATAAGCtaatacccaaggcgcacaccttatCTGGTTTTGACAACTCGAGCGCCGTAACAAAGGGGGAGATAATAATcaccacattcgcagaaggagttgtcaaagacACGAAGTTTCAGGTGGTAGAGATGGACATGGCTTATAATATGATTCTCGgtagaccatggattcacgaaatggatgttgttccatctatcctgcatcaagttattaaattcccttCACAATGGGAAATACAGCAAATTTGTGGTGACCAGTAA